In Epinephelus lanceolatus isolate andai-2023 chromosome 16, ASM4190304v1, whole genome shotgun sequence, one DNA window encodes the following:
- the hoxa1a gene encoding homeobox protein Hox-A1a → MSSFLDYSVMSGEGGSCSVRAFHSDHGITTFQSCAVTVNNCGTDDRFMGSRASPDGVPHQPGSYQSPASSLGLAYGAHPACSSSYGPQSFCATYNHYALNQEVDSTAGFPQCGPLMYSGNISSSMVSQHRQGYSAAPLGQLQYAHAAYGGGHEQAAPFPGCSNPLSPLHAAHLEACCSPLSEGASSAQTFDWMKVKRNPPKTGRSGEYGYGGQPNTVRTNFTTKQLTELEKEFHFNKYLTRARRVEIAAALQLNETQVKIWFQNRRMKQKKREKEGLLPTKAPSSDPGESAQEKMDDAASEKSISAPSTPSPTSSTVSDPYSSN, encoded by the exons ATGAGCAGCTTCTTAGACTACTCAGTGATGAGCGGTGAAGGAGGCTCATGCTCTGTCAGGGCTTTCCACTCGGACCACGGGATTACAACTTTCCAGTCCTGCGCGGTTACTGTCAACAACTGCGGGACGGATGACCGCTTCATGGGGAGCAGGGCTTCTCCGGACGGCGTCCCTCACCAGCCGGGGTCATACCAATCTCCTGCTAGCTCTCTGGGTCTCGCCTATGGGGCCCATCCGGCCTGCAGCTCCAGCTATGGACCCCAAAGTTTCTGTGCTACGTATAACCATTACGCCCTCAACCAGGAAGTAGACTCCACAGCGGGATTCCCCCAGTGCGGCCCACTAATGTACTCGGGTAACATTTCCTCTTCCATGGTCTCTCAGCATCGCCAAGGTTACAGTGCCGCCCCCCTGGGTCAACTGCAGTATGCCCATGCTGCCTATGGCGGCGGGCACGAGCAAGCAGCCCCTTTTCCAGGGTGCTCAAACCCACTGTCACCACTGCATGCAGCTCACCTGGAGGCTTGCTGTTCACCTCTGTCTGAGGGCGCATCTTCTGCACAGACTTTCGACTGGATGAAGGTCAAGAGGAACCCACCGAAAACAG GCAGGTCTGGGGAGTACGGTTATGGGGGTCAGCCGAACACGGTCCGGACCAACTTCACCACCAAGCAGCTGACAGAGCTGGAAAAGGAGTTCCACTTCAACAAGTACCTGACCCGTGCTCGGCGCGTTGAGATCGCGGCCGCGCTTCAGCTGAATGAGACTCAGGTGAAAATCTGGTTCCAGAACCGGAGGATgaagcagaagaagagggagaaagaagggCTGCTGCCGACCAAAGCTCCATCCTCAGACCCGGGGGAGAGCGCACAAGAGAAAATGGACGATGCAGCATCAGAGAAGTCTATCTCAGCTCCCTCTACTCCGTCTCCCACATCCTCCACGGTGTCTGATCCTTACTCCTCCAACTAA
- the LOC117264048 gene encoding homeobox protein Hox-A2a, producing MNYEFERESGFINSQPSLAECLTSFPPVADSFQSSSIKSSTLSRPTLIPPPFEQTIPSLNPGSHPRHGRPRHSPDGCSPLPTASLPPEYPWMREKKASKRNHLPTSTATTISNGPVCFSPKGSPEIVESGGGGGGSRRLRTAYTNTQLLELEKEFHFNKYLCRPRRVEIAALLDLTERQVKVWFQNRRMKHKRQTQSKENHNGEGKGQGAEDGIQSDEEDEAPLYERSGALLERDTCSFQNNSLSSTQQLHNSESMSFAAAPLNSNDKNLKHFPNPSPTVPGCMSTMGPGSASGPDNGDSPPALDVSIHDFQPFSSDSCLQLSDAASPSLSESLDSPVDISTDSFYFFSESLTTIDLQHLNY from the exons ATGAATTACGAATTCGAGCGAGAGAGCGGTTTTATCAATAGTCAGCCGTCGCTTGCTGAGTGCCTGACATCTTTCCCCCCTGTCGCTGATTCATTTCAAAGTTCATCAATCAAGAGCTCGACGCTTTCACGCCCGACACTGATTCCTCCTCCCTTTGAGCAGACCATTCCCAGCCTGAATCCGGGCAGCCATCCGCGGCACGGCCGGCCCAGACACAGCCCCGACGGATGCAGCCCGCTGCCCACCGCCTCCTTACCCCCGGAGTACCCCTGGATGCGGGAGAAGAAAGCCTCCAAGAGGAACCACCTGCCGACCTCCACCGCTACCACCATCTCCAATGGACCCGTGTGCTTTTCTCCAAAAG GCTCGCCTGAGATTGTGGAGAGcggcggaggaggagggggctCCCGTCGGCTGAGGACAGCGTACAccaacacacagctgctggAGCTGGAGAAGGAGTTCCACTTCAACAAGTATCTGTGCCGGCCGAGGAGGGTGGAAATAGCGGCCCTGCTGGACCTGACCGAGAGGCAGGTGAAAGTCTGGTTCCAGAACCGGCGCATGAAGCACAAGCGGCAGACCCAGAGCAAGGAGAACCACAACGGGGAGGGGAAAGGGCAGGGCGCCGAGGACGGCATCCAGAGCGACGAGGAGGACGAGGCCCCCCTGTACGAGCGGAGCGGGGCCCTGCTGGAGAGAGATACCTGCTCCTTTCAGAACAACTCTCTAAGCTCCACTCAGCAGCTCCACAATAGCGAGTCCATGAGCTTTGCTGCTGCGCCGCTGAACAGCaatgacaaaaatctgaaacatTTTCCCAACCCGTCACCCACTGTTCCGGGCTGCATGTCAACAATGGGCCCAGGCTCGGCATCTGGCCCGGACAATGGCGACAGTCCCCCGGCCCTGGATGTTTCTATACACGATTTTCAACCTTTCTCCTCGGATTCCTGCCTACAGCTCTCCGATGCAGCCTCGCCGAGCTTGTCAGAGTCTCTGGACAGCCCCGTGGACATTTCTACGGACAGTTTCTATTTTTTCTCGGAGTCTCTAACTACAATCGACCTGCAGCATCTGAACTATTAA